A window of Pyrus communis chromosome 3, drPyrComm1.1, whole genome shotgun sequence genomic DNA:
GTCCGACCAGAATTGGATGCTCGCCAATTGAAGACGACGATGAAGTTCCCACCTTTTTTCGCTTTTTTAcactttctattttaattttatatatgatGGACTCTGTCcgggtttgaaaaaccctatTCAGATGCCAGCCCAGCCCAATAGGTCTTAAAAGCATCACCCGTCCATGAATGTTTGTCACTTGTTCGAAAATTACCTAATAAGTCGATAAATATTTGTTATATAGCGTCATCGGTTGTCATGTAGCAAAATCTAACCTGACAAgaaaatttaacaatttaatccaTCTTTATATCTTATTCAAGTTCGTCCATAGTCGAACAATCTAACCATTAGAACATACTATAACTTGAGTGGTGAAAAACCAACATGTAAGTGTCAATACTTCTCGTCGATATGATTTTATGGAGAAGAGTAAGTTATTACAAGTAGAATCGTCAAATAATTAAGGTCGGTCTTTGTCTTCTAATAATTGCTTCCACTTGGTCGAATAGGATTTAAGTACATTAATGCAAGTTTGATGCGCACATATAACTAGCTACATCGTGgtgctattttattttttatttttttattttttgacaaacCATAGCAATAATTTATctgtgaaatttttaatttgtgaaggaaaagaaaattggtggACGAAACTACATCAATATGTATAAACATGATTGTTTTCTGCCATTGCGAGCAGTAAAAAATCCATTTACTGCCCGTAGTAACAAATCCCAGTgcagtaaaaacattccaattcTTATCCAATATTTTCATACCCAGACCCACAAACGTAAAatccttcttccttccttcccccGCTATATCAGTCGAACTCCTCCTCGTCCCCTCCATTTTCCCCCTCCTTTCTTACTCCGCAGGGAAAAATCCTCCGCTTCCCTCCAAAACGGTACGTTCGTCGCTCCCAGTATCTCAGATCTGAATAGTTCATCACCTCTGCTTTTAtcatgattttaattttcggtTTCAGTTTTAAGATTTTTGGAAAAATTCGAATTTGCTTCACAGAAACTCGAATTCAAGGATCAAAGAAGCAGCAACTGGATCGAATTGCAGTCATGAATGCTCGAAGGTTAGCTCGATTCCGGTTCCCATACGAATCCGATTCATTTggtgttttgtaattttcatcTTCCGTTTTCCAGAACATTCTGAAGCTTATTTACCTGATTGTGTTACGTAAATGGTAAATTTGTATTTGGATCTGTGTAGTGGTGTGGTTTTAGCTATGCGATTTTGCTGTTTGTTGTGTGTACTGATTGGTAACTGAGGGATAGACTTTGGGAATTTCGTGAACTCGAAAACCCATATTCGAATTGGGtcttggagcatttttgggttAGTTTTCGGGTTCAGTCAGTGTTTCTGCTAAGTTATGTTTAGGCTGTTTTGGACCAATTCGTGTACGAATTACTTCGgttgtacaaaataaaacgagATTTATATTCGAGTAAGCGTTCATTCGACATGGTATTGCCTGTTTGGGATGTCTTAGCAATaatttgatgagaaaatggTTTGATTGATTGGATACTGCAACCTCTTTGATTGCTCGTGATTGTTACcgaaactttttaaaatttttcacttGAAAAAAGGATTCTGTTAAATTTTGTGGAGTTTTCCCATGTTACATTTGTAGGAATAATATCTGTTGTTGATGGCATGTTTTGCTGATCATTCTGACTTACCGAAATGATATTCTTTATATTTAGGGACTTCCGCGGCAACAAAGTTGCTCTTTTTGATGGCGTTGAGGAGGGTGGCATCAGGGCCTCAGCTTCCTACTCCCATGAAATTGATGAACATGATAATGAAAGGGCTGTGGACGGGTTGCAAGATAGAGTCAATTTGCTGAAGAGAGTAAGCTCCCCTCCCCCTACCCCCTTCATTCCCTTGTCTTTCAGTGCCTGGAAACTTCGAAAAGTTGTAATACAATTGTTATTGTACCGGTTTTTTGACTGACTTAGATATACATGGTTTTTATGTCATGATATCAGTAAGATTTTGTGTTGTTGCGTAATCAGCGGTATGCTTTCTTCAACTGTTTGAATAGGTTGAGGAGGAAAAATGTAGCTTTTGAATTTGTAATATGGTAATGTCTTAAAATCTTGCTTAATTCTTTATCCTTACCCTTTGCTTTATTGGCAATACATACAGCAACAATGACATCATTCAATGGTTCTTTGCCTTTGTCTTTTGACAATGTAATTAAACATCACCTGTTGAACTTAATGTCTGTCTCAAACCCTCCATTGTTTAAGACTAGTTTTGCTATGAAGTTATCgatttaacaaaatattatctGAAGATAGATAGCAATTGATGTCAGTATTTATACCTTCATAGGTTTTAGTATGTCCCTGCCAAATACTTATCCGTTTCTCTCAAACAGTTGTCAGGTGATATACATGAGGAGGTGGAGACCCATAATCACATGTTGGACAGAATGGTATGTACGCTGCAGCTAATAAATCTTTTTCTCTATAATTTAGATTTGTTTTGGCCGGACATTGGTCTACCTGGTTTGTAACGTGCATCGTCTAATTCAGGGAAATGATATGGATTCATCGAGGGGAGTGCTATCTGGTACAATGGACAAGTTTAAGATGGTACATTCTCTAGATTTCTGTTGCTGTACTCCTTTCCAAATTTTTCGTTTTCCTTTTTGAAATTATACATATTTTTCCATCATTTATCCTCCCGAGGGTTCCCTCTTAATTCATGACATTGTGATGGGTTTCATTTTGGTCAGGTCTTCGAGACCAAGTCAAGCAAGAGAATGTTTACGCTAGTCGCATCGTTTGTGGTCATATTCCTAGTCGTATATTATCTCACTAGGTAACTAATCCATGAGGGATTTGGTACAGCCACTAGTTTTGAGTTGAATGTGGAAGACGCTCGCTTTTCTTTGTAATCGATGTTTACCTTCTGCTTGTAAAGATATTCTGGTATGTTTGTATAAAGATATTCGAATGTATGAAGTAGGAGTTGAATGCCGGAAATTTGCATCGGGTTATACATCGTTTCATCTACCACATGACAAAATACAAAGTATTCTGCCTCCGTATCGTCAGTCAGAGGTTATCAATCTTCTAATTATGTTTAGCTGCAGAGCTAACGTAAGGCCATAAATCTTTGTTCCGGCGAGTCGTTAAACCAGTCAAGTCAGTGTCCTCCAAGCTCCATCTAGATTGTAAGTTCTTTGAGTCATGTATTAATAATGTGTGGCTAGTTGTTTGAAAGACAAGATTTGAACTTGTCGAGCATCAACTCGTAGAACAAGAAGAGAACCGAGGATGTTGATCAACCTCTTTGGAGCATTAACCTTTCGGGAAGTTAATTTAGAACGTTAAAAAATGCAATCTAGAAGCGATCGATATATATGTTCATACAATCAACTCAAAAGAAGGAATGTATgtataacgaatataaattataaaaattaaaatgtaatttCAGTATCAAGTCTATCTAACAAACGTGAGTAATCTGAGTTAACCAGATCAGAGTGTAACCTTTTCGCAACCAAATTTGAATCGCTGTTACGGTAGTTTGGTGGCTTACTATGAATTTTCGTCAATATAAATTAAAGTAGTTTGGAGTATCATATTATGAGAATATCAAGTTGTTATTAAGTTGTTCCCTGCACAGCCCTGCAGGCTGGTCGGCATTCCTGAGCATGACATGTGTTGATCTTGTGGCCAAGAGCAGGTCAAAGTCAGTAGATCGTCATGAAACCGCTCACTGCATTTACTCCCATGGCGGCATGGCCGTGGCCTGCATGCAGAAAATTCTTCAAATATTACTTCGTTTGGTCAAAGTCAGATTTctcttttatatatttaattatatgcTTAGCCGATCATGTACgtacaatattttatttatagTTTAGTATATATTCAACCTCCAGTAATTGCTGTATATATGGTAGGATTTATGTTATgtgataaataaatattaaaggATATTTCATTCATATGAGGATATTAATCTCTTAATTATCTATGTGATAAATAGATGAAAATTAAGAGatattcatattataatatacttgagattttcaTGGGTTTTTCAGTCTTTATACACACTTCTTAACCACTATATAAGGAGGCTttgagaagagagaaaatacaAGAAACACAAGTTTTTCCACAATTCAAATATTCTAGTTAGGTCATTAGGGGCTATCACTTTCAGCCCTAGCTCTTGGGAGTCGAAAACCAAGGGGCAACTTGACATACCATAGCCAACCCCATCAATGACCTGCAAGGTTCTAGACGTGCACAGAGGGTCAAAGCAGTTGTTCGTGCTTGTAGGAGCATGTTGAGATTCAAGCTTCCGCATAAAAGATACACACGTCCTTCCGAATTTATTTATAGTCttccaacatatatatatatatataagtgtgtGCGTACGCTGCTGCAGAATATCAAATTAATTGATGGCCAAAATATAAAACCAAATGCAAGAAATATAATTGTAGGGATCGCTACTCATCAGCGCAGCTATTTAATTTGCACAAAAACTCCAGTCTAAGATCTCTCATTCTTGCAAAAGGAGTATAGCTCAAATGGTTAGACTCGTTTATTCTTGCATTTGAAGTCAGTtaagtttgatttttgtttttccacATATCGTTTGTACAAAGTAAAAGATTTTTCATCCTTGATTTTACAATCCCTTTCCAAGCGAGTAAAGAGCTTTAAagccaaaattattaaaaagcaATAGAATTGAACAAAAACCATATAATTATTAAGAATTATATATCTAAGATGTAGTCTGAAAATTATCCCAAAGTCCCACAAAGCATGCCATTCGAAATCCCAAATAATCAAAACTTTAACACATCAATTCGAGATCCGCTGGTTATAATTATCAGCTGGCCACTTCAAACATTACTAATTTTCCTAATTAACATCAAGGGCTACAACTAACATGATTCTTTATAGTTCAAGCCTTATATGTAGTTTAACTCGCCTAATCCGTTATCATCATttcataaaattagaaaaactaTATATGATAGTTATAAATGGTTAACATCTTACCTGGTATATACTAGTATCTTCGTTTAATTTGTACAAATATTACTATATATTACATACAAATCTAAAAGATTGCCAAGTTTATGAAGACAGATACAACTTAACAATGAAAACTAATGTGTTTACTGCACATGAGAGTGACCCTAAAATCAGTTGAATGAGCCTACGAAACAAATTTTGTCGGCACAAATTAAGCTTGTATAACCTAAATTTGATACCATATTCATATACGGCTGACAATCCTAGGTCCAGGGTTTAAACCCTCCAATGTAACTTAAGAAACTTAAAAAAGAATAATTTAGTCTAAAATCTCAGAGCGAACCTGAAATGTGTATGGCAAGTTGGGGTTGAATAGTCGAGCTACACCGGCCAATGGTATGCGATGATTTAGACGTACACAAGACCATTTGGCACGGATCAGAGGGCACAAGAGAAACTTGACTTGTAGAGTACTTGAACATGGAATTAAGCAAGGTTTCCCAGTTAGTATGTACTTGTTGATtcattttcttgaaaaaaaaaagcaattaaaGATAACTGATATATGGGTTAATGAAGCAAGAATTCAAGCAAATTAATTATGTCATTCTGGATAACAAGAAATTTCAATCTCTTCATACAATATGATATGAAGTACAGCAGTACAAATTTATAAGCAAAACTTGGGCTAAAAGAGACATATAAaatggaaggaagaagaagacataaATTATAAGAAAACTTCTTAAAAAAACCTAACAAAAATTAGGGCTAGGTGTGTTGATAGATGAAGCAAAATACCTTCTTTACTATACGTACCTGGGTAAAATTGATCCTTCTTCCTGCCGTTAAATCCTGCCGGCCGTTAGAGTAAAATTGCCATGAAAATTTGGGATGTTGAGATATTCTATTAACTAATCACTTTTTttccatggaaaaaaaaaatatcacatgGAAATTTGTACAGATAAATCCATAACTGTACGCACAAATAAAAAGTGgtgtacaaattaattaataaaaatgtatagTTTATGATCTCTCAAATGTTtgataaaattaacaaataaacttAGGGATCATGACCAAGTCGAAGCTCCAAATCCAATTCATCGTCCGTTTCTTCAAGGCCACCATTAATCACTCTCTCCTTGTAATCATCTGATGGCTGGCCCATTCCCAAGCTCAAACTACTCCCTGATCTCCAATCCCGATGATCATCTCTTAGCAGATTCCGGTGCCTCGGAATATAATTTCTTGCACACAAGTCCTCATCACTAATATGATTTGCATGTGGGGGCCTTAACACCCCTGATGTATTAGATGCAGGCACATCTGTTCTATAGTTCATATGGTCATCCGGAAGAGCTATAAAATAATGTGGCGGCCCTGGCCGGTAGCTTTGAATTGCCCGGTATAATGCTGCCCTGGGATGATTCTGATCTTCTACTGCCGTGCTAATCGACGAAGCCAAACTTGTAGGAGCTGAACTAGGTCTGGTCTTGGCTCTCTCTTTCCGGTGAATATTCATGTGTCCTCCCAAGGCCTGCGCCGTTGTGAAACCTCTCTTGCAAAATACACACTCGTACGACCGCCCTGTGCCCATGTCATCGTTCGCATCCGGTTGATGATCAGCCTCTTCATCAGTACTGGAGGTCTTTGAATCTTGATGATCATGATGGTTGGACTTCATACTTCAAAACAAAACTTCAAGTTTTAGTTTTCTAGGATATATGATGGTAATATGAAATAtcggaaattagggtttgtaattATAGAGAGGAGGTGTTGGTGAAGGCGGGGGATAGGAGACAAGCACAAGGCATAGGTATTGTCAGACAAGAGGGTTGGGAACTTTCTTAGAACTTTGTTCAGAGAGTTTTCTGTTAAGCCGGCCGAAACTGGATTCTTCTTGtttacttttcttatttaatatctATTTCCTTATCCTCATTTGTCTCCCCATTTAACTAGAGAGCGGTCTTTCTTTGTCATATCTCTTTATCATACcgtcattgtaattttttttaagtgtaatTATCACATATTCACGGTCATATAATGTTATTAAAATATCTCACAACGACCttattttatagaaaataaGACTTTAAATATCTTAACCCCACTTCAACTAATATCAAGGTCATTTGTGTTAAAACTCACACCTGACGAATTGTGCGCATGTGGTAATTAttaagttggggacaatatggATGTTGCTAGAAGTGGGACTTTGGCCAGTCTCTTTTGATAATTTGACATGGTATCAGAGGCAAGGAGCAGGCCCGTACTGCCACGTAATCGGTGGGTCCCCTTGACCCCACGCAATGATGGTGGGTCCCTTGACCCCGCATAGGGTGAGTCCCCTTTTGGCTCCACATGGTTGCCGATGTGTAAATCTCCTATGTGCGGCCCACTAGTTGAGTCCCACATGAGGGGGCGTGTCGAAATATCTCACATCGACCATAGCTctgagaaaagaagagtttaaatgtCATAACCCCAGTTCAACTAATATCGATGTTGTGCAGATAATAATTACCAAGTTGatgacaatatcggtgttgttggaaatgGGCATTTAACCCGTCTCTTTGATAATTtgacattttccttttcttttccttttcttttttttttttacttaaaaagaGATTATTGCATGCGTAGGTCTTGGGTGACCTACACTTGATAGCTCTGATAACATATTGAAGTATCTAACCTATAAAGTTATGTTGTTAGACCCACTCCAACCCTGGGTTAAAACCTataattcccttttttttttcaccccaaaacccaacccaacccatggCCTAAAactaacctaaaacctaaactcATCCCGAGGCCAAATATCGGCCTAAGTTTAGGCCACAAGTTGGAGTGGACCCCAGCTGGTGCAAATGCACCACGAGTTGTGAAGCCCAGATGCCAACCCAACTCATGCCAGACGCCAGCCCAATGGGACCCCACCCACGTGGGCGTGTCCCCTAGCTGTGACATCATGTCAGTAGCCGTTGgctaatccaacggtccacgttcaaaatttttttttttttatatttatataattattgaatccaacagtttagatcgaatataatcaaatctaacggtaaaaaaaaagatctaatggtccaaatttaaatccaacggctaaaataattaaaaaaaattatttaactcaaaaatcacccaaaaactctataaatacctatgtatttgttcaaacatccacacaaaactcacttttctcctacaattcttccaatttttctttctaccatttcttctcatttccaaatttttcaagatggcaaaagagcatgttagaggttgtaattggacctttgacgaagatattgctttatgtttggcatggatttctattagcgaagatggtgtcgTCGGCAcgaatcaaaatagaaaggttttgtggggtaaaatcgttgataagttccatgaaaactccaatGTTGATCAAAGGGAAGCTAGTGGTGTTTATGATCAgtggaagattatcaacaaagcgtgcactttgtggaagggaagcttggagaaaGCCACAAttgacatgcctagtggaagAAGTTTCttagaaattgtgagtttctttgttgatattttatttgtcatgtacaaAATAGTATTTTTCAACTAactgtttttacgtatttgatgcatagggtgacaaagcaatgacaatttataagacaagaactacaacaaaaaataaagcttttaagttgcatcatgcttggaacgtcctcaaggattgtccgaggtggggaactGATGCGGACCAACAATagggaagattatttcatagtgAAGCCCCGCCCTCAAATGATTTCAATGAAGTTGCCAATGAAGGTGTCAATAAAGGTGTCGaacaaatgaccccaacttcttcttttgcaaggcccctgagaagagata
This region includes:
- the LOC137729652 gene encoding bet1-like SNARE 1-1: MNARRDFRGNKVALFDGVEEGGIRASASYSHEIDEHDNERAVDGLQDRVNLLKRLSGDIHEEVETHNHMLDRMGNDMDSSRGVLSGTMDKFKMVFETKSSKRMFTLVASFVVIFLVVYYLTR
- the LOC137727487 gene encoding transcriptional regulator SUPERMAN-like, translating into MKSNHHDHQDSKTSSTDEEADHQPDANDDMGTGRSYECVFCKRGFTTAQALGGHMNIHRKERAKTRPSSAPTSLASSISTAVEDQNHPRAALYRAIQSYRPGPPHYFIALPDDHMNYRTDVPASNTSGVLRPPHANHISDEDLCARNYIPRHRNLLRDDHRDWRSGSSLSLGMGQPSDDYKERVINGGLEETDDELDLELRLGHDP